A genome region from Euphorbia lathyris chromosome 4, ddEupLath1.1, whole genome shotgun sequence includes the following:
- the LOC136226422 gene encoding regulator of nonsense transcripts UPF2 isoform X1 — protein sequence MDQQEDEGRAGGEPQTKQDDEEAVARLEEIRKSMEAKVALRQSNLNPERPDSGFLRTLDSSIKRNTAVIKKLKQINEEQREGLMDELRNVNLSKFVSEAVTAICDAKLRTSDIQAAVQVCSLLHQRYKDFSPSLMQGLLKVFCPGKSGEDLDADRNSKAMKKRSTLKLILELYFVGVVEDSSILINIIKDLTSVEHLKDRDATQTNLTLLASFARQGRIFLGLPLSGQEIHEEFYKGLNITADQKKLFKKAFNAYFDAVSELLQSEHSSLRQMEQENAKILNAKGELSDENVASYEKLRKSYDHLYRNVSSLAEALDMQAPVMPEDGHTTRVTSGEDVSSPAAGKDSSALEALWDDEDTRAFYECLPDLRAFVPAVLLGEADPKASEQSAKNQEQPSELAPESDQGQSTQDISEACVDSGTLQEGKSVDKGKDKEEKDKEKAKDPEKEKGKERDAERKGDIEKEKLKGLEGTNLDALLQRLPGCVSRDLIDQLTVEFCYLNSKANRKKLVRALFNVPRTSLELLPYYSRMVATLATCMKDISSMLLQMLEEEFNFLINKKDQMNIETKIRNIRFIGELCKFKIAPAGLIFSCLKACLDDFTHHNIDVACNLLETCGRFLYRSPETTVRMANMLEILMRLKNVKNLDPRHSTLVENAYYLCKPPERSARVSKVRPPLYQYIRKLLFSDLDKLSIEYVLRQLRKLPWNECDAYLLKCFMKIHRGKFGQINLIASLTSGLSRYHDEFAVAVVDEVLEEIRLGLELNDFGAQQRRIAHMRFLGELYNYELVDSSVVFETLYLILVFGHDTPEQDLLDPPEDCFRIRMVIILLDTCGHYFDRGSSKRKLDRFLIHFQRYILAKGALPLDVEFDLQDLFADLRPSMIRYSLTEEVNAALVELEENERTGSINDKVNSEKHFDNEKPSGRSTFNASAANGKNNVNGNEENGGTHEDGGSDTDSGSGTIEQEGDEDELEEDNHDDGGDTDQDDDDDDDGPVSDEDDEVHVRQKVAEVDPVEAENFEQELRAVMQESMEQRRQELRGRPALNMVIPMSVFEGSTKDHHGRVGGESGDEAMDEDVGGRKEVQVKVLVKRGNKQQTKQMYIPKDCSLVQSTKQKEAAEFEEKQDIKRLVLEYNDREEEENNGLGAQTLNWMPSGSNRISSRGGMWEGSSSRGGGSRHRHQHHSGSGVYHGRRR from the exons ATGGATCAACAAGAGGATGAAGGTCGTGCTGGAGGTGAACCACAAACCAAGCAAGATGACGAG GAAGCTGTTGCACGACTTGAAGAAATAAGGAAATCAATGGAGGCAAAAGTGGCTCTTCGCCAAAGCAATTTGAATCCCGAAAGGCCAG ATTCAGGATTCCTCAGGACATTGGATTCAAGCATTAAGCGGAATACAGCagttattaaaaaattaaagcaaataaATGAAGAGCAGAGGGAAGGACTAATGGATGAGTTGCGAAATGTCAACCTTAGCAAATTTGTTAGTGAAGCTGTGACGGCTATTTGTGATGCCAAGCTTAGAACCTCTGACATACAAGCAGCAGTGCAG GTCTGCTCTTTGCTTCATCAAAGGTACAAGGACTTTTCGCCAAGCCTTATGCAGGGGCTTTTGAAGGTCTTTTGTCCTGGAAAATCAGGGGAAGACTTGGATGCAGATAGGAATTCAAAGGCTATGAAGAAACGGAGTACATTGAAGCTGATTTTGGAACTTTACTTTGTTGGAGTTGTAGAAGACAGCAGTATTCTAATCAATATCATCAAGGATCTTACCAGTGTGGAACACTTGAAGGATCGAGATGCCACTCAAACAAATCTGACTCTCCTTGCTAGTTTTGCTCGACAAGGAAGGATCTTCTTGGGACTTCCTCTCTCTGGTCAAGAAATCCATGAAGAG TTCTATAAGGGTCTTAATATCACAGCAGATCAAAAGAAACTATTCAAGAAGGCCTTCAATGCATATTTTGATGCTGTGTCAGAACTACTTCAGTCCGAGCATTCT TCACTTCGCCAAATGGAGCAGGAGAATGCAAAGATTTTGAATGCTAAAGGAGAGCTCAGTGATGAAAATGTTGCATCTTATGAAAAACTTAGGAAGTCTTACGACCATTTGTATCGCAATGTGTCATC TTTGGCCGAGGCCCTTGATATGCAAGCTCCAGTTATGCCTGAGGATGGCCACACAACTAGGGTTACTTCTGGAGAAGATGTTTCATCACCTGCTGCTGGAAAAGACTCATCTGCTCTTGAGGCCTTGTGGGATGATGAAGATACAAGGGCATTTTATGAATGCTTACCAGATCTCAG AGCATTTGTTCCAGCAGTATTATTGGGAGAAGCAGATCCAAAAGCTAGTGAACAATCTGCTAAAAATCAAGAGCAGCCAAGT GAACTGGCACCTGAATCAGATCAAGGCCAATCTACTCAAGATATTTCTGAGGCTTGTGTGGACTCTGGTACTTTGCAAGAGGGAAAAAGTGTTGACAAAGGAAAGGACAAAGAGgaaaaagataaagaaaaagCTAAAGATCCAGAAAAGGAGAAAGGTAAAGAAAGGGATGCAGAAAGAAAAGGAGATATTGAAAAGGAGAAACTCAAAGGTCTTGAGGGGACAAACTTGGATGCTTTGCTGCAAAGGCTTCCTGGTTGTGTCAGCCGCGATCTTATTGATCAATTGACT GTAGAGTTTTGTTATTTAAATTCAAAGGCAAATAGGAAGAAGCTTGTAAGGGCATTGTTTAATGTACCCAGGACTTCTTTAGAACTGCTACCATACTACTCACGGATGGTTGCCACACTAGCAACCTGTATGAAGGATATCTCTTCCATGCTCTTACAGATGTTAGAAGAGGAGTTCAATTTCTTGATAAATAAGAAG GACCAAATGAATATTGAAACAAAGATCAGGAATATCAGGTTCATTGGAGAATTATGCAAGTTTAAAATTGCGCCAGCTGGCCTTATCTTCAGTTGTTTGAAG GCATGTTTAGATGATTTCACTCATCACAACATTGACGTTGCTTGCAATCTTCTTGAGACATGTGGCCGCTTTCTCTACCGGTCTCCTGAAACTACTGTACGCATGGCTAATATGTTAGAGATATTGATGCGcttgaaaaatgtaaaaaatttgGATCCACGGCATAGCACCCTAGTTGAAAATGCATATTATTTGTGCAAACCACCTGAAAGATCTGCCCGAGTGTCTAAAGTTCGTCCTCCATTATATCAG TACATCAGAAAATTGCTGTTTTCAGATCTAGACAAGTTATCCATTGAATATGTGCTGAGGCAACTTCGTAAATTACCATGGAATGAATGTGATGCATACCTTTTGAAGTGCTTCATGAAGATTCACAGGGGAAAATTTGGTCAAATAAACCTAATTGCTTCTCTTACTTCTGGTTTGAGCCGCTATCATGATGAATTTGCAGTTGCTGTTGTTGATGAG GTTTTGGAGGAGATTAGGCTTGGGTTGGAATTAAATGACTTTGGGGCACAGCAAAGACGCATTGCTCATATGCGCTTCTTAGGAGAGTTGTATAACTATGAACTTGTAGATTCATCTGTAGTTTTTGAGACGCTTTATCTGATCCTTGTTTTTGGTCATGACACACCAGAG CAAGATTTACTGGATCCGCCTGAGGATTGTTTCCGGATTAGGATGGTTATCATTCTGCTGGATACCTGTGGGCACTACTTTGACCGAGGATCTTCTAAGAGGAAACTTGATCGATTTTTAATACACTTTCAGCGTTACATCCTAGCCAAAGGTGCATTACCGCTTGACGTTGAATTTGACTTGCAG GATTTATTTGCGGACCTACGGCCTAGCATGATTCGATACTCATTGACTGAAGAAGTTAATGCAGCTCTTGTGGAACTTGAGGAGAATGAACGAACTGGTTCTATTAATGACAAGGTCAATAGTGAGAAACATTTTGACAATGAGAAACCCTCAGGCCGGAGCACTTTTAATGCCTCAGCTGCCAATGGAAAAAATAATGTAAATGGTAATGAGGAAAATGGTGGAACTCACGAAGATGGCGGCAGTGACACTGATTCTGGCAGTGGAACCATTGAGCAGGAAGGTGATGAAGACGAGTTGGAAGAAGATAATCATGATGATGGGGGTGATACAGATCAGGATGATGATGATGACGATGATGGACCTGTTTCTGATGAGGATGATGAAGTTCATGTTAGACAAAAAGTGGCAGAGGTAGATCCGGTGGAAGCGGAAAATTTTGAGCAGGAGCTACGAGCAGTAATGCAG GAAAGCATGGAGCAGCGGAGGCAAGAGCTGCGTGGTCGGCCAGCATTAAATATGGTGATACCTATGAGTGTCTTTGAGGGGTCGACCAAAGATCATCATGGAAGAGTTGGAGGGGAAAGTGGTGATGAGGCGATGGATGAGGATGTTGGAGGAAGGAAGGAAGTTCAAGTGAAAGTACTCGTGAAGCGTGGGAATAAGCAACAGACGAAGCAGATGTACATTCCGAAGGATTGCTCTCTTGTGCAGAGCACGAAACAGAAAGAAGCAGCTGAATTCGAAGAGAAACAAGATATAAAGCGGCTGGTCTTGGAGTACAACGAtagagaagaggaggagaataatgGGTTGGGAGCCCAGACATTGAATTGGATGCCAAGTGGTAGCAACAGAATTAGCAGCCGTGGTGGTATGTGGGAAGGGAGCAGTAGTAGAGGTGGTGGATCACGTCATCGGCATCAGCATCATTCTGGCAGCGGTGTTTATCATGGAAGAAGAAGGTAA
- the LOC136226422 gene encoding regulator of nonsense transcripts UPF2 isoform X2: protein MDQQEDEGRAGGEPQTKQDDEEAVARLEEIRKSMEAKVALRQSNLNPERPDSGFLRTLDSSIKRNTAVIKKLKQINEEQREGLMDELRNVNLSKFVSEAVTAICDAKLRTSDIQAAVQVCSLLHQRYKDFSPSLMQGLLKVFCPGKSGEDLDADRNSKAMKKRSTLKLILELYFVGVVEDSSILINIIKDLTSVEHLKDRDATQTNLTLLASFARQGRIFLGLPLSGQEIHEEFYKGLNITADQKKLFKKAFNAYFDAVSELLQSEHSSLRQMEQENAKILNAKGELSDENVASYEKLRKSYDHLYRNVSSLAEALDMQAPVMPEDGHTTRVTSGEDVSSPAAGKDSSALEALWDDEDTRAFYECLPDLRAFVPAVLLGEADPKASEQSAKNQEQPSELAPESDQGQSTQDISEACVDSGTLQEGKSVDKGKDKEEKDKEKAKDPEKEKGKERDAERKGDIEKEKLKGLEGTNLDALLQRLPGCVSRDLIDQLTVEFCYLNSKANRKKLVRALFNVPRTSLELLPYYSRMVATLATCMKDISSMLLQMLEEEFNFLINKKDQMNIETKIRNIRFIGELCKFKIAPAGLIFSCLKACLDDFTHHNIDVACNLLETCGRFLYRSPETTVRMANMLEILMRLKNVKNLDPRHSTLVENAYYLCKPPERSARVSKVRPPLYQYIRKLLFSDLDKLSIEYVLRQLRKLPWNECDAYLLKCFMKIHRGKFGQINLIASLTSGLSRYHDEFAVAVVDEVLEEIRLGLELNDFGAQQRRIAHMRFLGELYNYELVDSSVVFETLYLILVFGHDTPEDLFADLRPSMIRYSLTEEVNAALVELEENERTGSINDKVNSEKHFDNEKPSGRSTFNASAANGKNNVNGNEENGGTHEDGGSDTDSGSGTIEQEGDEDELEEDNHDDGGDTDQDDDDDDDGPVSDEDDEVHVRQKVAEVDPVEAENFEQELRAVMQESMEQRRQELRGRPALNMVIPMSVFEGSTKDHHGRVGGESGDEAMDEDVGGRKEVQVKVLVKRGNKQQTKQMYIPKDCSLVQSTKQKEAAEFEEKQDIKRLVLEYNDREEEENNGLGAQTLNWMPSGSNRISSRGGMWEGSSSRGGGSRHRHQHHSGSGVYHGRRR, encoded by the exons ATGGATCAACAAGAGGATGAAGGTCGTGCTGGAGGTGAACCACAAACCAAGCAAGATGACGAG GAAGCTGTTGCACGACTTGAAGAAATAAGGAAATCAATGGAGGCAAAAGTGGCTCTTCGCCAAAGCAATTTGAATCCCGAAAGGCCAG ATTCAGGATTCCTCAGGACATTGGATTCAAGCATTAAGCGGAATACAGCagttattaaaaaattaaagcaaataaATGAAGAGCAGAGGGAAGGACTAATGGATGAGTTGCGAAATGTCAACCTTAGCAAATTTGTTAGTGAAGCTGTGACGGCTATTTGTGATGCCAAGCTTAGAACCTCTGACATACAAGCAGCAGTGCAG GTCTGCTCTTTGCTTCATCAAAGGTACAAGGACTTTTCGCCAAGCCTTATGCAGGGGCTTTTGAAGGTCTTTTGTCCTGGAAAATCAGGGGAAGACTTGGATGCAGATAGGAATTCAAAGGCTATGAAGAAACGGAGTACATTGAAGCTGATTTTGGAACTTTACTTTGTTGGAGTTGTAGAAGACAGCAGTATTCTAATCAATATCATCAAGGATCTTACCAGTGTGGAACACTTGAAGGATCGAGATGCCACTCAAACAAATCTGACTCTCCTTGCTAGTTTTGCTCGACAAGGAAGGATCTTCTTGGGACTTCCTCTCTCTGGTCAAGAAATCCATGAAGAG TTCTATAAGGGTCTTAATATCACAGCAGATCAAAAGAAACTATTCAAGAAGGCCTTCAATGCATATTTTGATGCTGTGTCAGAACTACTTCAGTCCGAGCATTCT TCACTTCGCCAAATGGAGCAGGAGAATGCAAAGATTTTGAATGCTAAAGGAGAGCTCAGTGATGAAAATGTTGCATCTTATGAAAAACTTAGGAAGTCTTACGACCATTTGTATCGCAATGTGTCATC TTTGGCCGAGGCCCTTGATATGCAAGCTCCAGTTATGCCTGAGGATGGCCACACAACTAGGGTTACTTCTGGAGAAGATGTTTCATCACCTGCTGCTGGAAAAGACTCATCTGCTCTTGAGGCCTTGTGGGATGATGAAGATACAAGGGCATTTTATGAATGCTTACCAGATCTCAG AGCATTTGTTCCAGCAGTATTATTGGGAGAAGCAGATCCAAAAGCTAGTGAACAATCTGCTAAAAATCAAGAGCAGCCAAGT GAACTGGCACCTGAATCAGATCAAGGCCAATCTACTCAAGATATTTCTGAGGCTTGTGTGGACTCTGGTACTTTGCAAGAGGGAAAAAGTGTTGACAAAGGAAAGGACAAAGAGgaaaaagataaagaaaaagCTAAAGATCCAGAAAAGGAGAAAGGTAAAGAAAGGGATGCAGAAAGAAAAGGAGATATTGAAAAGGAGAAACTCAAAGGTCTTGAGGGGACAAACTTGGATGCTTTGCTGCAAAGGCTTCCTGGTTGTGTCAGCCGCGATCTTATTGATCAATTGACT GTAGAGTTTTGTTATTTAAATTCAAAGGCAAATAGGAAGAAGCTTGTAAGGGCATTGTTTAATGTACCCAGGACTTCTTTAGAACTGCTACCATACTACTCACGGATGGTTGCCACACTAGCAACCTGTATGAAGGATATCTCTTCCATGCTCTTACAGATGTTAGAAGAGGAGTTCAATTTCTTGATAAATAAGAAG GACCAAATGAATATTGAAACAAAGATCAGGAATATCAGGTTCATTGGAGAATTATGCAAGTTTAAAATTGCGCCAGCTGGCCTTATCTTCAGTTGTTTGAAG GCATGTTTAGATGATTTCACTCATCACAACATTGACGTTGCTTGCAATCTTCTTGAGACATGTGGCCGCTTTCTCTACCGGTCTCCTGAAACTACTGTACGCATGGCTAATATGTTAGAGATATTGATGCGcttgaaaaatgtaaaaaatttgGATCCACGGCATAGCACCCTAGTTGAAAATGCATATTATTTGTGCAAACCACCTGAAAGATCTGCCCGAGTGTCTAAAGTTCGTCCTCCATTATATCAG TACATCAGAAAATTGCTGTTTTCAGATCTAGACAAGTTATCCATTGAATATGTGCTGAGGCAACTTCGTAAATTACCATGGAATGAATGTGATGCATACCTTTTGAAGTGCTTCATGAAGATTCACAGGGGAAAATTTGGTCAAATAAACCTAATTGCTTCTCTTACTTCTGGTTTGAGCCGCTATCATGATGAATTTGCAGTTGCTGTTGTTGATGAG GTTTTGGAGGAGATTAGGCTTGGGTTGGAATTAAATGACTTTGGGGCACAGCAAAGACGCATTGCTCATATGCGCTTCTTAGGAGAGTTGTATAACTATGAACTTGTAGATTCATCTGTAGTTTTTGAGACGCTTTATCTGATCCTTGTTTTTGGTCATGACACACCAGAG GATTTATTTGCGGACCTACGGCCTAGCATGATTCGATACTCATTGACTGAAGAAGTTAATGCAGCTCTTGTGGAACTTGAGGAGAATGAACGAACTGGTTCTATTAATGACAAGGTCAATAGTGAGAAACATTTTGACAATGAGAAACCCTCAGGCCGGAGCACTTTTAATGCCTCAGCTGCCAATGGAAAAAATAATGTAAATGGTAATGAGGAAAATGGTGGAACTCACGAAGATGGCGGCAGTGACACTGATTCTGGCAGTGGAACCATTGAGCAGGAAGGTGATGAAGACGAGTTGGAAGAAGATAATCATGATGATGGGGGTGATACAGATCAGGATGATGATGATGACGATGATGGACCTGTTTCTGATGAGGATGATGAAGTTCATGTTAGACAAAAAGTGGCAGAGGTAGATCCGGTGGAAGCGGAAAATTTTGAGCAGGAGCTACGAGCAGTAATGCAG GAAAGCATGGAGCAGCGGAGGCAAGAGCTGCGTGGTCGGCCAGCATTAAATATGGTGATACCTATGAGTGTCTTTGAGGGGTCGACCAAAGATCATCATGGAAGAGTTGGAGGGGAAAGTGGTGATGAGGCGATGGATGAGGATGTTGGAGGAAGGAAGGAAGTTCAAGTGAAAGTACTCGTGAAGCGTGGGAATAAGCAACAGACGAAGCAGATGTACATTCCGAAGGATTGCTCTCTTGTGCAGAGCACGAAACAGAAAGAAGCAGCTGAATTCGAAGAGAAACAAGATATAAAGCGGCTGGTCTTGGAGTACAACGAtagagaagaggaggagaataatgGGTTGGGAGCCCAGACATTGAATTGGATGCCAAGTGGTAGCAACAGAATTAGCAGCCGTGGTGGTATGTGGGAAGGGAGCAGTAGTAGAGGTGGTGGATCACGTCATCGGCATCAGCATCATTCTGGCAGCGGTGTTTATCATGGAAGAAGAAGGTAA